A single window of Candidatus Rhabdochlamydia oedothoracis DNA harbors:
- a CDS encoding aconitate hydratase produces the protein MQNSFFNTLTSLDGTEYKYYSLPKLAKQLGIDLSRLPICIRIMLESILRNCDGKRIRKEDVEHLAHWNKEPLEYDIPFIVARVLLQDFTGVPLLVDLAAMRDAMAKQGLDPKKIEPIVPVELVIDHSVQVDRSGTPDAFLFNLEIEFQRNRERYEFLNWGEQAFKTVKIIPPGIGIVHQINLEHLASLVTEKDKLLYFDTVVGTDSHTTMVNGLGVLGWGVGGIEAEAAMLGQPYFLQAPEVIGVYLSGKLLDRVTATDLTLRITELLRSEKVVGKFIEFFGEGAATLTLADRATIGNMAPEYGATIGFFPTDDQTMSYLQMTGRTKEEIERVKQYLQAQEMYGMPLSNQIDYTRVIQLDLFSIKPCVAGPKRPQDRIDLEQVKKRFNHLFLAPISKGGYGKKEEDKKTCIATHSDGNFHLHEPHIMGGTPCLVKENTTTWSETEMVTNRPLNYSVINPGYTQHSSRDIHLKHGSVVIAAITSCTNTSNPSVMIGAGLIAKKAVEKGLQVNRSIKTSLAPGSRVVTDYLQKAGLQKYLDVLGFNLVAYGCTTCIGNSGPLDEKIENAIKQYDLIVASVLSGNRNFEARIHGSVKANFLMSPPLVVAYALAGNMDIDFEKDPLGYDLVGNPVFLVDIWPSAKEIKETIFQAMQPEMFKKRYEHILEENPLWKKIEKKTGSQYAWDKKSTYIQCPPFFEHFSKKLPIRPKLTGMRPLALFGDSITTDHISPAGAFRANSAAGKYLIEHGVNETDFNSYGSRRGNHHIMMRGTFANLRIRNQMLKGKEGGFTKLMPEGKEMQIFEACQKYAERKVPLIVFAGSDYGMGSSRDWAAKGTALLGVRAVVARSFERIHRSNLVGMGVLPLQFQENASWESLQINGTETFDLMGLEKECKPHQKVILKIYREDGSTQETSLLVRIDSVVEVDYYLQRGILPYVLRACLKSSH, from the coding sequence ATGCAGAACTCTTTTTTTAATACACTCACATCTTTAGATGGTACAGAATACAAGTATTACTCTTTGCCTAAATTAGCAAAACAGTTAGGGATTGATTTATCCAGGCTACCGATCTGTATTCGGATTATGTTAGAATCTATCTTACGCAATTGTGATGGTAAGCGTATTAGAAAAGAAGATGTTGAGCATTTGGCGCATTGGAATAAGGAACCCTTGGAATACGATATTCCTTTTATAGTAGCACGTGTTTTGTTACAGGATTTTACCGGTGTTCCTTTGCTTGTTGACTTAGCTGCTATGCGCGATGCAATGGCTAAACAAGGATTAGATCCTAAAAAAATCGAACCTATTGTCCCAGTGGAGTTAGTAATAGATCATTCTGTACAAGTAGACAGATCAGGAACACCAGATGCGTTTTTATTCAATTTGGAAATTGAATTTCAACGCAATCGAGAAAGATATGAATTTTTGAACTGGGGAGAGCAGGCTTTTAAAACGGTTAAAATCATTCCTCCTGGAATTGGTATTGTCCATCAAATTAATTTAGAACATCTAGCTAGCCTTGTAACAGAGAAAGATAAGCTATTATATTTTGATACTGTTGTAGGAACTGATTCACATACTACAATGGTGAATGGACTAGGGGTGCTTGGTTGGGGTGTGGGGGGGATTGAAGCAGAAGCTGCTATGTTAGGACAGCCTTATTTTTTGCAAGCTCCTGAGGTAATCGGAGTGTATTTATCGGGCAAATTATTAGATAGAGTAACGGCAACTGATTTGACTTTGAGGATTACAGAGCTGTTACGCAGTGAAAAAGTAGTAGGTAAGTTTATTGAATTTTTTGGGGAAGGAGCTGCTACCTTAACTCTTGCAGATCGTGCTACAATTGGAAATATGGCACCTGAATATGGAGCGACCATCGGTTTTTTTCCAACCGATGACCAAACAATGAGCTATCTACAAATGACAGGGCGCACTAAAGAGGAGATAGAAAGAGTTAAACAATATCTACAAGCGCAAGAAATGTATGGAATGCCTCTTTCCAATCAAATTGATTATACACGTGTCATTCAGTTGGATTTATTCAGTATTAAACCCTGTGTTGCAGGTCCTAAGCGTCCTCAGGATCGGATTGATTTAGAGCAAGTAAAAAAGCGATTTAATCACTTGTTCTTAGCTCCTATCTCAAAAGGGGGTTATGGTAAAAAAGAAGAAGATAAAAAGACCTGTATTGCAACTCATTCTGATGGAAATTTCCATCTACATGAACCGCATATCATGGGAGGAACTCCTTGTCTAGTCAAAGAGAATACTACTACTTGGAGCGAAACCGAGATGGTGACTAATCGTCCTTTAAATTATAGTGTCATTAATCCAGGCTATACGCAGCATTCTTCGCGAGATATTCATCTAAAACATGGATCAGTAGTGATTGCTGCTATTACTAGTTGTACAAACACTAGTAATCCTTCTGTAATGATTGGAGCCGGACTAATAGCTAAAAAAGCAGTAGAAAAGGGACTGCAGGTCAATCGTTCTATTAAGACAAGTTTGGCTCCTGGATCACGTGTAGTTACCGATTATTTACAAAAAGCTGGGTTACAAAAGTATTTAGATGTGTTGGGTTTTAATTTAGTTGCTTATGGGTGCACAACCTGCATTGGTAATAGCGGTCCCTTAGATGAAAAGATTGAAAATGCGATTAAGCAATACGATTTAATAGTAGCTAGTGTATTAAGCGGTAATCGTAATTTTGAAGCACGGATTCATGGATCTGTTAAGGCTAATTTTTTGATGTCACCTCCCCTTGTAGTAGCCTATGCTCTAGCAGGGAATATGGATATTGATTTTGAGAAAGATCCATTGGGCTATGATTTAGTGGGGAATCCTGTTTTTTTAGTCGATATTTGGCCTTCTGCAAAAGAGATCAAAGAGACCATTTTTCAAGCAATGCAGCCTGAGATGTTTAAAAAGCGCTATGAACATATTTTAGAGGAGAATCCTCTTTGGAAAAAAATAGAAAAAAAGACTGGGTCTCAATATGCATGGGATAAAAAAAGCACCTATATCCAGTGTCCTCCTTTTTTTGAACATTTTTCTAAAAAGTTACCTATTCGACCAAAGCTTACCGGTATGAGACCACTTGCTTTGTTTGGTGATTCTATTACTACAGATCATATCTCTCCAGCTGGCGCTTTTAGAGCAAATTCTGCTGCTGGTAAGTATTTGATTGAGCATGGTGTTAATGAAACAGATTTTAATAGCTATGGTAGTAGAAGAGGAAACCACCATATTATGATGAGAGGTACATTTGCTAATCTACGTATTCGTAATCAGATGCTCAAAGGAAAAGAGGGTGGTTTTACCAAGCTCATGCCCGAGGGAAAAGAAATGCAGATATTTGAAGCGTGTCAGAAATATGCGGAGCGTAAAGTCCCTTTAATCGTTTTTGCTGGCAGTGATTATGGGATGGGTAGTTCCCGTGACTGGGCAGCCAAAGGAACAGCATTGCTTGGTGTGCGTGCTGTGGTAGCACGTAGTTTTGAGCGCATACATCGCAGTAACTTAGTGGGTATGGGAGTGCTTCCTTTGCAGTTTCAAGAAAATGCTAGTTGGGAAAGCCTTCAGATTAATGGTACGGAAACATTTGACCTAATGGGTTTAGAAAAGGAATGTAAACCACATCAAAAGGTTATTTTAAAGATTTATCGAGAAGATGGCTCCACTCAAGAAACATCTTTATTGGTTAGAATCGATTCTGTAGTTGAGGTGGATTATTATTTGCAGCGAGGGATCTTGCCTTATGTACTTAGAGCCTGTTTAAAATCTTCTCATTAA
- the yidD gene encoding membrane protein insertion efficiency factor YidD: protein MLKKIPLLCIRLYQFTISPLLGNCCRFFPSCSDYAIEAIHVHGYKALWLIVKRIVKCHPWHPGGNDPVP from the coding sequence ATGCTAAAAAAAATTCCCCTTCTATGCATCCGCTTATATCAGTTTACCATTAGCCCTCTTTTAGGTAATTGTTGTCGCTTTTTTCCCAGTTGTTCTGATTACGCAATAGAAGCCATCCATGTTCATGGATATAAAGCATTATGGTTGATTGTAAAACGTATAGTAAAATGCCACCCTTGGCATCCTGGAGGGAATGACCCCGTTCCTTAG
- a CDS encoding IS630 transposase-related protein, with translation MPKPYSMDLRKRVLQYLEENNDKMKASQLFQVGIATVYRWVKRKKQRGNVEPLKKKSTYKKIDDQRLIAYVEKNPDHFLSEIAKHFGLTLQAIFYALKRLKITRKKRLRFIRKGMRKQERNI, from the coding sequence ATGCCTAAACCTTATTCAATGGATCTAAGAAAACGAGTGCTTCAATACCTAGAAGAAAATAACGACAAAATGAAGGCCAGCCAGCTATTTCAAGTTGGGATTGCAACTGTCTACCGATGGGTAAAGCGTAAGAAACAAAGAGGAAACGTAGAACCTCTAAAAAAGAAAAGCACTTATAAGAAAATTGATGATCAGAGATTAATCGCTTATGTAGAAAAAAACCCCGATCATTTTTTATCAGAGATTGCAAAGCATTTTGGTTTGACTTTGCAAGCAATCTTTTACGCTTTGAAAAGACTCAAGATCACAAGAAAAAAAAGATTGCGTTTTATAAGGAAAGGAATGCGGAAGCAAGAGCGGAATATCTAA
- a CDS encoding IS630 family transposase, with amino-acid sequence MKKGVQKTLQTSGKQLRLHFAGALCLTGMKIFTEEYKTVDADAMLDFFKKLEKQTEARIIHVILDNARSNKNKKLEEFLMSSRIKVHYLPPYSPNLNPIERLWKILKEKTVYNRYYETSVTFFQAIRGFFLEEIPKITDILKCRINDKFQVVDLNPIKLAV; translated from the coding sequence ATCAAAAAAGGCGTTCAAAAGACTTTGCAGACATCCGGGAAACAATTGCGATTGCATTTTGCTGGAGCTCTTTGCCTGACAGGAATGAAGATTTTTACAGAGGAATATAAGACAGTTGATGCCGATGCAATGCTCGATTTTTTCAAGAAGCTAGAAAAACAGACAGAGGCTCGAATTATTCATGTAATTTTGGATAATGCAAGATCAAACAAAAATAAGAAACTAGAAGAGTTTCTGATGTCTTCTAGGATTAAAGTGCACTATCTCCCTCCTTATTCGCCGAATTTGAATCCTATTGAACGCTTGTGGAAGATCTTAAAGGAAAAGACGGTATACAATCGATATTACGAAACGTCGGTGACTTTTTTTCAGGCAATTAGAGGATTCTTCTTAGAAGAGATACCGAAAATAACAGATATTTTGAAATGTAGGATAAACGACAAGTTTCAAGTCGTTGACTTAAATCCCATTAAGCTAGCCGTTTGA
- a CDS encoding IS630 family transposase — MAFYKERNAEARAEYLKKIEAISPEKRVYLDQSGISQYVHRQYARSARGKQIFGGISGKRFGRQSVISALQGKKLLAPMCFEGTCNTDLFNVWLKQELIPNLTHGQVLILDNASFHKSKTTRTLIEESGYEMLFLPPYSPDLNPIEKYWANMKTKIRELLPTVANLSEALDQAVLSMSI, encoded by the coding sequence ATTGCGTTTTATAAGGAAAGGAATGCGGAAGCAAGAGCGGAATATCTAAAAAAGATAGAAGCAATTTCTCCTGAAAAAAGGGTCTATTTGGATCAGAGCGGAATCAGTCAATATGTGCATAGGCAATATGCGAGGAGCGCGAGGGGAAAACAAATATTTGGAGGAATTTCAGGAAAACGATTTGGTAGACAGAGTGTAATTTCGGCACTACAAGGGAAGAAATTGCTGGCACCGATGTGTTTTGAAGGAACTTGCAATACGGATCTATTTAATGTATGGCTAAAACAGGAATTGATTCCAAATTTGACTCATGGCCAAGTTTTGATTCTCGATAACGCGAGCTTTCATAAATCAAAGACAACTAGAACATTGATAGAGGAAAGTGGATACGAAATGCTCTTTCTCCCGCCTTATTCACCGGACTTAAATCCTATCGAAAAATATTGGGCCAATATGAAAACGAAAATCCGAGAACTTTTACCTACTGTAGCTAATTTATCCGAAGCCTTAGATCAAGCTGTTTTATCAATGTCGATTTAA
- a CDS encoding IS630 family transposase has protein sequence MKKLIPSQRADLEHKLKHPKDYSERNRLCVILGYDEGISTKNLAKTLRISPITVQKYLREYDSENKTGSSPRGGSKSKLSQDQTESLLKHLQEKTYLKVKGIIAYVHEQYGIKYSRSGMTDWLIQHGFVYKRPKKIPGKLAPEKQRIFIEQYRALKETLNPDEEIYFIDAVHPEHQSQAVCGWIKKGVQKTLQTSGKQLRLHFAGALCLTGMKIFTEEYKTVDADAMLDFFKKLEKQTEARIIHVILDNARSNKNKKLEEFLMSSRIKVHYLPPYSPNLNPIERLWKILKEKKVYNRYYETSVTFFQAIRGFFLEEIPKITDIVI, from the coding sequence ATGAAAAAACTGATCCCTAGCCAGAGAGCTGACTTAGAACACAAGTTAAAGCATCCAAAAGACTATTCTGAACGGAATAGGCTTTGTGTAATTTTGGGCTATGATGAGGGTATCTCAACAAAAAATCTTGCTAAAACACTCCGGATAAGCCCTATCACTGTTCAGAAATACCTCAGAGAATATGATTCCGAAAATAAAACTGGAAGTAGCCCTCGAGGCGGTAGCAAATCAAAACTTTCACAAGACCAAACAGAGTCTCTACTAAAACACCTACAGGAAAAGACCTATCTTAAAGTCAAAGGGATCATAGCTTATGTGCATGAGCAATATGGGATAAAATATTCCCGAAGTGGCATGACAGATTGGCTCATACAGCACGGATTTGTTTATAAACGTCCTAAAAAGATTCCTGGGAAATTAGCTCCTGAAAAACAACGAATTTTCATAGAACAATATAGGGCTTTAAAGGAGACCTTAAACCCTGATGAAGAGATCTATTTCATAGATGCTGTGCATCCTGAACATCAGTCCCAAGCCGTATGTGGATGGATCAAAAAAGGCGTTCAAAAGACTTTGCAGACATCCGGGAAACAATTGCGATTGCATTTTGCTGGAGCTCTTTGCCTGACAGGAATGAAGATTTTTACAGAGGAATATAAGACAGTTGATGCCGATGCAATGCTCGATTTTTTCAAGAAGCTAGAAAAACAGACAGAGGCTCGAATTATTCATGTAATTTTGGATAATGCAAGATCAAACAAAAATAAGAAACTAGAAGAGTTTCTGATGTCTTCTAGGATTAAAGTGCACTATCTCCCTCCTTATTCGCCGAATTTGAATCCTATTGAACGCTTGTGGAAGATCTTAAAGGAAAAGAAGGTATACAATCGATATTACGAAACGTCGGTGACTTTTTTTCAGGCAATTAGAGGATTCTTCTTAGAAGAGATACCGAAAATAACAGATATAGTTATTTAA
- a CDS encoding RMD1 family protein gives MKKLMRCTCYCTASSYDIPRLFQYLQRMGICQLFRDVIHLQLQEDKQEKKDVFCFSYGVVVCWGFSEEEEKEILDSLKTFEKDPGKLELDEFTYVYGDNFKIEEDEIVLQNQNDLTKLAISHGLAQSVKLIIFEDLVQKNIERTKHLPSDLAQKGKIPLSRKEIYQKMGYIFIERNFINLHSESLDTPEFFWDYPELEPFYRRTSHYLDINKRVEVLNKKLNVMHELFQILSNEINHQHSSRLEWTIILLIFIEVTLAVLHDLFHII, from the coding sequence ATGAAAAAACTTATGCGTTGTACTTGTTATTGCACAGCTTCCTCTTATGATATCCCTCGCTTATTCCAATACTTGCAGAGGATGGGTATCTGCCAGCTATTTCGCGATGTAATCCACCTCCAGCTTCAAGAAGATAAACAGGAAAAAAAAGATGTTTTTTGCTTTTCTTATGGAGTAGTTGTTTGTTGGGGATTTAGTGAAGAGGAAGAAAAAGAGATTCTGGATTCTCTAAAAACATTTGAAAAAGATCCTGGTAAATTAGAATTAGATGAATTCACCTATGTCTATGGGGATAATTTCAAGATAGAAGAAGATGAAATTGTGTTACAAAATCAAAATGATTTAACCAAATTAGCCATTTCACATGGCTTAGCTCAATCGGTTAAATTAATTATTTTTGAAGATCTTGTACAAAAAAATATTGAACGCACAAAACACCTCCCTAGCGATTTAGCTCAAAAAGGCAAAATCCCCCTTTCTCGTAAAGAGATCTATCAGAAAATGGGTTATATATTCATTGAGCGTAATTTTATTAATTTGCATAGTGAAAGCCTTGATACTCCAGAATTCTTTTGGGATTACCCTGAACTAGAACCCTTCTATAGACGCACTTCTCATTATCTCGATATCAATAAACGTGTTGAGGTCCTCAATAAAAAACTCAACGTTATGCATGAACTCTTTCAAATCCTATCCAATGAGATTAATCATCAACACAGTTCTCGTTTAGAGTGGACAATCATCTTACTTATTTTTATCGAAGTAACTTTGGCTGTTCTACACGATCTCTTCCATATTATTTAA
- a CDS encoding class I SAM-dependent methyltransferase — translation MPLEVREKSQLDLYKNLFEFSGINEVSTATIIEIGCGRGHGVHLLSEKNHNSYGIDLVVSQIQKCVKNYPSLALKFKQGLSNRSGFLSNTFNFAISIEAAQHFYSFFDFAQESYRILKEDGVLAITTFFLLRKRVKEKSKISFLKVL, via the coding sequence ATTCCGTTAGAAGTTCGAGAAAAAAGCCAATTAGATCTATATAAAAATCTCTTTGAGTTTTCAGGAATTAATGAAGTTTCAACAGCTACTATAATCGAGATAGGTTGCGGAAGAGGGCATGGGGTTCACTTGCTTTCTGAAAAGAACCATAATAGCTATGGTATAGATTTAGTTGTTTCTCAAATTCAAAAATGTGTGAAAAATTACCCAAGTCTGGCTTTAAAATTTAAACAGGGTTTATCTAATCGTTCAGGATTTCTATCAAATACCTTCAACTTTGCAATTTCTATAGAAGCAGCCCAACATTTCTATAGTTTCTTCGATTTTGCGCAAGAAAGCTATAGAATATTAAAAGAGGATGGAGTACTTGCAATTACCACTTTTTTTTTACTAAGGAAAAGAGTAAAAGAGAAATCAAAGATCTCATTCCTCAAAGTATTATAG
- a CDS encoding helix-turn-helix domain-containing protein has translation MYILQARGDTSSSIATILKVHHSTISRELKRNKGQRGYRHQQAQEKALHGIIR, from the coding sequence ATTTATATTTTACAAGCTAGAGGAGATACATCTAGCTCAATAGCAACCATTCTAAAAGTTCATCATAGCACTATTAGTAGGGAACTTAAGAGAAATAAAGGGCAACGAGGATACCGTCATCAGCAAGCTCAAGAAAAAGCATTACATGGGATAATAAGATGA
- a CDS encoding LysM peptidoglycan-binding domain-containing protein — translation MRVTSENSPWITRTKRLTQALIISGTLNVSLLGTFFYFVIKDKNDSLSIELKPLTTEAKMPSTSNLEILRSYSVLSYQQLLICLENQDFVEQGIRKRDLALSCLVAFHHFNLDKALGGIPLQKRSILLSQEKGSEVIEVPVFPGLADYQFQAIVHFAKTEKWPFTAQGLFYELKRSIPPYHSSLINAFSLTSEYHSVYMLFSKIGISCSTNQLIDLLCEGEWIDLANFSLSQRVALDLSMQQCRSFLLVYLEKRSKTAALLLLESSPEFCLQQLEDRHILLFFDLFNDSPHLLKNLSKGLLSAPRTDAVWQLAAQALGYSQIPAKKIEKSLCKTYKVQAGDNLWKIARAHKVSIKEIMQINQLETDKIRPGRCLQIPVR, via the coding sequence ATGCGCGTTACTTCTGAAAATAGCCCTTGGATTACTCGTACAAAGAGGCTTACCCAAGCTTTAATTATTAGTGGAACATTGAACGTTAGTCTTTTAGGTACTTTTTTTTATTTTGTGATTAAAGATAAAAATGATTCTTTATCCATTGAATTGAAACCATTGACCACTGAAGCAAAAATGCCATCTACTAGCAATTTAGAGATCTTGCGCTCCTATTCTGTTTTATCCTATCAACAACTCCTCATCTGTTTAGAAAATCAAGATTTTGTAGAGCAGGGTATTAGGAAAAGAGATCTTGCTCTTTCTTGTCTTGTTGCTTTTCACCACTTTAATTTAGATAAGGCTCTAGGGGGTATCCCTCTACAAAAGAGGTCGATTCTCTTAAGTCAAGAGAAAGGATCAGAGGTGATAGAAGTGCCTGTTTTTCCAGGATTAGCAGACTATCAATTTCAAGCAATTGTGCATTTTGCAAAAACGGAGAAATGGCCCTTTACCGCTCAAGGTTTATTTTATGAACTAAAGCGCTCTATTCCACCTTATCACTCTTCCTTAATCAATGCTTTCTCTCTTACCTCAGAATATCACAGTGTCTACATGCTTTTTTCTAAAATAGGGATTTCTTGCTCAACAAACCAATTAATCGACCTGCTTTGCGAAGGAGAATGGATAGATCTTGCAAACTTTTCTTTATCTCAAAGAGTAGCTTTAGATTTATCCATGCAACAATGTCGCTCATTTTTGTTAGTCTACTTGGAAAAAAGATCTAAAACAGCCGCTCTTCTATTATTGGAAAGCAGCCCAGAATTTTGTTTACAACAGTTAGAAGATCGACATATTTTACTTTTTTTTGATTTATTCAATGATTCTCCTCATCTATTAAAAAATCTATCGAAGGGATTGCTTTCAGCCCCACGTACAGATGCTGTATGGCAACTAGCAGCACAAGCATTAGGCTATTCACAAATTCCGGCAAAAAAAATAGAAAAATCTCTTTGTAAAACATACAAAGTACAAGCAGGGGATAACTTATGGAAAATCGCACGCGCACACAAAGTGAGCATTAAAGAGATCATGCAGATCAACCAATTAGAAACCGATAAGATCCGCCCAGGACGTTGTTTACAAATTCCTGTCCGCTAA
- a CDS encoding helix-turn-helix domain-containing protein, translating to MKKLIPSQRADLEHKLKHPKDYSERNRLCVILGYDEGISTKNLAKALRISPITVQEYLREYDSENKTGSSPRGGSKSKPSQDQTESLLKHLQEKTYLKVKGIIAYVHEQYGIKYSQSGMTDWLIQHGFAYKRPKKIPGKLDPEKQRIFIEQYRALKETLNPDEEIYFIDAVHPEHQSQAVCG from the coding sequence ATGAAAAAACTGATCCCTAGCCAGAGAGCTGACTTAGAACACAAGTTAAAGCATCCAAAAGACTATTCTGAACGGAATAGGCTTTGTGTAATTTTGGGCTATGATGAGGGTATCTCAACAAAAAATCTTGCTAAAGCACTTCGGATAAGCCCTATCACTGTTCAGGAATACCTCAGAGAATATGATTCCGAAAATAAAACTGGAAGTAGCCCTCGAGGCGGTAGCAAATCAAAACCTTCACAAGACCAAACAGAGTCTCTACTAAAACACCTACAGGAAAAGACCTATCTTAAAGTCAAAGGGATCATAGCTTATGTGCATGAGCAATATGGGATAAAATATTCCCAAAGCGGCATGACAGATTGGCTCATACAGCACGGATTTGCTTATAAACGTCCTAAAAAGATTCCTGGGAAATTAGATCCTGAAAAACAACGAATTTTCATAGAACAATATAGGGCTTTAAAGGAGACCTTAAACCCTGATGAAGAGATCTATTTCATAGATGCTGTGCATCCTGAACATCAGTCCCAAGCCGTATGTGGATAG
- a CDS encoding IS30 family transposase encodes MIFNNQTQGETLPKGYHHLTYDQRCQIYILKARGDTSSSIANILKVHHSTISRELKRNKGQRGYRHQQAQEKAFLRKNSQPNKKMTPQIVTRIEEKIKLQWSPIQISGWLKRHGKEHVSHETIYNHIWKDKRQGGQLYRELRHRGKKYNKQRKGASGRGNMPGRIDIKQRPCIVEKKTRLGDWELDTVIGAGHKGVIVSMVERTSKLTKLAKVSHKTAEEVSQALIEQLKPIKDFVHTLTADNGKEFAYHQMVSFELETDFYFATPYHSWERGLNEHTNGLVRQYFPKTQSFLDTTSKDIERVETLLNNRPRKALNFETPLEVFTRLSTNMLCSGAQ; translated from the coding sequence GTGATTTTTAACAATCAAACACAAGGAGAGACCTTGCCTAAAGGCTACCATCACCTAACCTATGACCAAAGATGTCAGATTTATATTTTAAAAGCTAGAGGAGATACATCTAGCTCAATAGCAAACATTCTAAAAGTTCATCATAGCACTATTAGTAGGGAACTTAAGAGAAATAAAGGGCAACGAGGATACCGTCATCAGCAAGCTCAAGAAAAAGCATTTCTTAGAAAAAATTCTCAGCCCAATAAAAAAATGACTCCTCAAATAGTTACCCGTATTGAAGAAAAAATCAAGTTGCAATGGAGCCCTATACAAATATCCGGATGGCTTAAAAGACATGGTAAAGAACATGTTAGTCATGAGACCATCTATAATCATATCTGGAAAGATAAACGACAGGGAGGACAGCTTTATAGAGAGCTCCGTCATCGAGGGAAAAAATATAACAAGCAGAGAAAGGGAGCTTCTGGAAGAGGGAACATGCCTGGTCGTATAGATATTAAGCAACGGCCTTGTATTGTAGAAAAAAAGACTCGTTTAGGAGACTGGGAACTAGATACAGTCATAGGGGCAGGACATAAAGGCGTAATTGTATCAATGGTAGAAAGAACTTCCAAGCTAACTAAGCTCGCCAAAGTTTCTCATAAAACTGCAGAGGAAGTAAGTCAAGCGTTAATTGAACAACTTAAACCTATCAAAGATTTTGTACACACATTAACAGCAGACAACGGAAAAGAATTTGCCTATCACCAAATGGTTAGTTTCGAGCTAGAGACAGACTTCTACTTTGCAACGCCCTACCATTCTTGGGAAAGAGGCTTAAATGAGCATACAAACGGACTAGTTAGGCAATATTTTCCTAAAACACAAAGCTTTTTAGATACGACTTCCAAGGATATAGAAAGGGTGGAAACTTTACTAAATAACAGACCTAGAAAGGCTCTCAACTTCGAAACTCCACTAGAAGTGTTTACGAGATTATCTACAAACATGCTATGCTCGGGTGCACAATAG
- a CDS encoding IS630 family transposase: MEAISPEKRVYLDQSGISQYVHRQYARSARGKQIFGGISGKRFGRQSVISALQGKKLLAPMCFEGTCNTDLFNVWLKQELIPNLTHGQVLILDNASFHKSKTTRTLIEESGYEMLFLPPYSPDLNPIEKYWANMKTKIRELLPTVANLSEALDQAVLSMSI; encoded by the coding sequence ATAGAAGCAATTTCTCCTGAAAAAAGGGTCTATTTGGATCAGAGCGGAATCAGTCAATATGTGCATAGGCAATATGCGAGGAGCGCGAGGGGAAAACAAATATTTGGAGGAATTTCAGGAAAACGATTTGGTAGACAGAGTGTAATTTCGGCACTACAAGGGAAGAAATTGCTGGCACCGATGTGTTTTGAAGGAACTTGCAATACGGATCTATTTAATGTATGGCTAAAACAGGAATTGATTCCAAATTTGACTCATGGCCAAGTTTTGATTCTCGATAACGCGAGCTTTCATAAATCAAAGACAACTAGAACATTGATAGAGGAAAGTGGATACGAAATGCTCTTTCTCCCGCCTTATTCACCGGACTTAAATCCTATCGAAAAATATTGGGCCAATATGAAAACGAAAATCCGAGAACTTTTACCTACTGTAGCTAATTTATCCGAAGCCTTAGATCAAGCTGTTTTATCAATGTCGATTTAA